One Schistocerca nitens isolate TAMUIC-IGC-003100 chromosome 1, iqSchNite1.1, whole genome shotgun sequence DNA segment encodes these proteins:
- the LOC126254796 gene encoding MOB kinase activator 1B, whose protein sequence is MSFLFGSRSSKTFKPKKNIPEGTHQYDLMKHAAATLGSGNLRLAVMLPEGEDLNEWVAVNTVDFFNQINMLYGTITEFCTEDSCPIMSAGPKYEYHWADGHTVKKPIKCSAPKYIDYLMTWVQDQLDDETLFPSKIGVPFPKNFLSIAKTILKRLFRVYAHIYHQHFSEVVQLGEEAHLNTSFKHFIFFVQEFNLIDRKELAPLQELIEKLTAKECR, encoded by the exons ATGAGCTTCTTGTT TGGCAGTCGGTCATCAAAAACTTTTAAACCGAAGAAGAACATACCTGAAGGGACGCACCAGTATGACTTAATGAAACATGCTGCTGCAACATTGGGTTCCGGTAATCTGCGGCTCGCAGTGATGTTGCCTGAAGGAGAAGATTTAAATGAGTGGGTCGCAGTTAACA ctGTGGACTTCTTTAATCAGATCAATATGTTATATGGAACAATAACAGAATTTTGCACTGAAGACAGTTGTCCTATAATGTCAGCAGGACCAAAGTATGAATACCATTGGGCAGATGGACATACTGTAAAGAAACCTATAAAATGTTCTGCCCCTAAATACATAGATTATTTAATGACATGGGTGCAAGATCAGTTAGATGATGAAACATTATTTCCTTCAAAAATTG GAGTACCATTTCCCAAAAATTTCCTCTCCATTGCAAAGACGATACTGAAGAGACTTTTCAGAGTGTATGCACATATTTATCACCAGCATTTCTCTGAAGTTGTCCAGCTGGGCGAAGAGGCTCATCTCAATACATCATTTAAACACTTCATCTTTTTTGTTCAG gAATTCAATTTGATTGATCGAAAAGAATTAGCGCCTTTACAGGAATTAATTGAGAAGCTAACAGCGAAAGAATGCCGATAA